GCGCGAGCTGAGACCCCCGCTTTGAGGCCGCCAGCTCGTGGACCTCGTCGATGACGACGGTCCTGACGCCCCGGAGGGACTCCCGGAGCCGCTTTCCGGTGAGCATCACCTGGAGGGTCTCCGGCGTCGTGATGAGCAGGTCGGGAGGCCGCAAGGATTGGGCCCTCCGCTCCGCCTGGGTCGTATCGCCGTGGCGGACGGCGACGGATACCCCCAGCTCTTCTCCCCAGGACCGGAGGCGGGAGAGCATGTCCCTGTTGAGGGCCCGGAGGGGGGTGACGTAGATGGCGGAGATCCGGCCGGGGCCCTCATCCTCGTCGGTTCCGGGGCGTTCTCTTCCCTGCATGCGTCCCCTGGACCTCGTCTCCCACCGCATCCCGTCGCCGTCTCCGGGGGAGGACCTCTCCTCGCCCCTCGGGCGGCCCCCCCCCGCCTCCATCCCGGCGGTCCCGGCCCGGGGCCTGGCCCTATCCCGGAGGATTCTGTTGAATAGGGGGAGGGCGGCAGCCTCGGTCTTGCCGGTCCCGGTGGGGGCGATGAGGAGGAGGTGCTCTCCGGCCAGGATCAGGGGTATCGCCCTCTCCTGGGGAGCCGTCGGCTCCGCTATCCCCTGGCGGGCGAGCATCCCCCGGATCTCCGGCCGGAGCCTCGAGAAGGCGGTCACAACCCATAAGTCCACCCTGCTCTAATAATAGCCTCGCGTGGAGGAGTTTTTTTGCAGGTGGCGGTAGTCGGAGCCGGAGATTACGAGGAGAGGAGGTGCTCCCTCGCGATGGAGCTGGGGAGAAAGATCGCCGAGGGCGGCCACGTTCTGATCACCGGGGGCCTGGGCGGTGTGATGGAGGCGGCCTGCCAGGGGGCGCGGGAGGCGGGAGGCGTCACCGTCGGGGTCCTGCCGGGGGAGAAGGAGGCGGCCAACCCCTTCGTCGCGGTGGCGATCGGGACCGGGATGGGCCACGGGAGGAACGCCATCCTCGTCCGGAGCGCCGACGTCGTCATCGCCCTTCCGGGGCTTTACGGCACCCTCTCCGAGATCGCCCTCGCCCTGAAGATGGGAAAGCTGGTCATCGACCTCGGCGACTGGAACGTCGATGGGATGCGGAAAGCCGAGAGCCCCGAGGAGGCTATGCGGATCGCGGAGGGGAGGGGGGGCGAGGGGTCGAGGAGATGAGCTCTCCGGCGGAGGGGAGCTTCGGGGCGAATGGGCCTTCCATCTTCTCCGCCGGGAAGGGGGAAGGCCCCGGCCCTCGTCCCCCAAGCCCCGGATCCTCGGGGGCCGGCCCTCCCCTCTCGGAATCCTTATAAAGTCATCCGACGATCGGCCGTCCATGTCCAGATACAACTGGGTTTTGGCGCTCTTCCTCGTCTTTGCCGCAGCCTTCGCCTGCGGCTGCGTCGGCGAGGATGGGGCGGAAGAGGCAGTTCATGGCGCCGAGGGCGTTGCCGCCGAGGCTGCGGGTGCGGCTGAAGAGGCAGTTCACGGCGCCGAGGGCGTTGCCGCCGAGGCTGCGGGTGCGGCTGAAGAGGCAGTTCATGGCGCCGAGGGCGTTGCCGCCGAGGCTGCGGGTGCGGCTGAAGAGGCAGTTCACGGCGCCGAGGGCGTTGCCGCCGAGGCTGCGGGTGCGGCTGAAGAGGCAGTTCATGGCGCCGAGGGCGTTGCCGCCGAGGCTGCGGGTGCGGCTGAAGAGGCAGTTCATGGCGCCGAGGGCGCTGCCGCCGAGGCTGCGGGTGCGGCGGAAGAGACCGCAAGCGGTCACTGATTCAGAACCTCGTTCAGAAGCACGAGTTGAAGCCTCCCCTTTTATCCTATTTTTCCGCATCGTTCTCAAAAGGCCCCAATCTCCATCGCAAGATATTCTTCTACCGTCTCCAGTAAGGCGGCTCTACCCCCTGCACCGGTCTCTTCGATCTTCCGGACGGCAGCTCAGGACGGCTCGCCTTCACCTCCACCTTCCAAATCCTCTCCTCCTGGGCGATGACCGCCTCCTCCAGATACTGGAGGATCTCGGCCTGGTGCACCATCTTCAGCCTCGACTCGATGCTCAGCTGGAAGGCGATGGTGCTGAAGATCAGGGTAAGAAGGGCGATGGCCATCGCGCAAGCTGCGGCGATCATGATGGCCCCGCGTCAATCTCCACCGCCACCATTCCATCTCACCGATAAAATAAATGATCGCCGGCCCATAAGGTCAGTCGCTTTATATCACAATTCTTCGCGCGGGCGCTACCTGCTGACTACGTCCGGCGGAATAAGGGAGTTTTCCGGGAGAGGGAAATGAAGGGGGATTTTGGGGGCCTCTCCCGGCCTCGGTCATATCATGGCAACTGAGGCCGCGCCCTTTGGGCTTTTGCCTCACAACCCATACTTCTACTCCGCCCTACAAAAGGTCTGACCCCGGGCGGCGAAAGTATTCCCGGGGTTCCCAAAAGCTATAAGGGGCCTTGAGGCAAGGGCGGAGGTGGCATGACGATCCAGAGACCGAGAGGGACGAGGGACTTCCTCCCGATGGACTCCTTCAGGAGGAACGCCGTCAGGAGGAGGATGCAGGAAATCCTGGAACAGTGGGGCTACTCCGAGGTATCGACCCCCACCTTCGAGCATCTGGAGCTCTTCACCATAAAGTCGGGGCCTTCGATCATCGATGAGATCTACGCCTTCCAGGACAAGGGCGGCCGCGACCTCGCCCTCCGGCCGGAGCTGACGGCTTCGGTGATGAGGATGTACGTCGGGGAGCTCCAGAAGGCGGCAAAGCCCCTCCGCCTCCACTACTTCGGAAACTGCTTCCGGTATGAGCGCCCCCAGCGGGGCCGGTTCCGGGAGTTCTGGCAGCTGGGGGCGGAGCTCGTCGGAAGCGACCGCCCCGACGCCGAAGCGGAGGCGATTGCCCTGGCGCAGGAGCTGATAAAGAGCGCCGGAGTCTCGGGAGACCTCCACCTCGGCTACCTCGGCCTGATCCGGGCTATGATGAGGACGATCCCCGCCTCCGAGCGGCCGACGTTGATGAGGTTCATCGACAAGAAGGAACGGACCCTTCTGGCCGAGAAGCTCCAGGAGATTGGAAGAGACCACCTCGGCCTTCTGGAGCTTATCGACCTCAAAGGGCGACGGGCCCTGGATCGGGCGGCCGAGATGGCCGAAGACCTGGCCAAGATGTCAGACGCCCTCCTGGACGATGGGGTGGCAGCAGGCGATTCGGATACTGCATCCGCTGCCGGGGATCGCGCCGCAAGGTCGGATAGGGCCGCGCCAGCAGACCTGGATTTAGCTCACTTCGCAGAGCTGGTGGACCTTCTCGCTACCTACGGCGTCGAGGCTACGGTGGACTTCGAGATCGTCCGGGGTCTCGAGTACTACACAGGAACCGTCTTTGAGATCTACGCGACGGGGCTCGGCGCCCAAAATCAGATCTGTGGCGGCGGGACCTACAGCCTCGCGGCCCTCCTCGGCGGCCAGGAGACGAGGTCGACGGGCTTTGGGATCGGCTTTGATCGGATCATGGAGATCGTCACCCTGGAGGAGAGGCCGCCGGCGCCCGTGGCCGTCGTCTTCGTCCCCCAGGTCCGGGCCGAGGCTATCAGGGCGGCTAGGGCCCTCCGGTCCTCCGTCCCCCAGCCCATCGTCCTGGACGTGATGGGCCGGGGGCTCGGCGCCCAGCTGAAGCAGGCCTCCGCCATCGGGGCGAGCTTCGCCGTCATCGTCGGCCCGAAGGAGGTGGAGGAGGGGAGGCTCACCCTGAGGGAGATGTCGACGGGATCTCAGGAGAGCCTCCGCCTCGGAGAGGTGGCGGAGAGGCTGGCCCGGCGGAAGGAAGGCGGAGTCCCCTGAATGGGGGTGCCCGGGGGAGGAGGCCCAACCTCAGGGGTGCTGGCCCTCCTGCCGGACCGATGAGAGACGGCCCCGGCCTGGATAAGGGAGGAGAATATCAGAGGAGCCCCAGGTTCTCCAGCTGGACCCGGACGATCTTGACGCCCTCCTCGCACTCCTCGGGGGACTTTCCTCCGGTCACCACCAGTTTTCCGGAGCTGAATATGAGGACCACCACCTTCGGCGTCTTGATCCGATATACGAGACCCGGGAACTGCTCCGGCTCGTACTCGATGTTCTCCAGGCCGAGGCCGAGGGCGATGGCGTTCGGGTTCAAATCGGTCTTGAGGTCGGCGGAGGCGACGATGTTCTGGACGTGGATCTCGGGGTCGAGGTTGACGTCCTCAAACCCGATGGACTTGAGGGTCTGGGCCATGTTGGTGATCACCGTCCTCACGTCCTCGACGTTCTTTGCGCCGGTGCATACCACCTTCCCCGAGGTGAAGATCAGAAAGGCCGCCCGGGGCGATTTGACCCTGTAGACGAGCCCCGGAAACTTCTCCTTGTTGTATTCGGCGCCCTCCAGCTCCGCCTCGATCTTGATCAGATCGAACTCCTCGGCGAGCTTCGTCGAGGCGACGACGTTCTCTATGTTGATGGTGGACTCCATAATCGCGTCTCTCCGGAACGCCCCTTTTTAAACTGAGGGTATATAAAGTATTGTGGAGTTGACAGAACGCCGGAAGGTGGAGGTCGAGGACGACAACGGCATCCCCCTTTTCCTCCAGAGGAGGTAGGTTGCGGCAGTCCCGCCTTCGAAGAGGGGGATAAAATAGAGAAGCCGCCGATGGGATTCGAACCCATGACCTGCTGATATATCGGGCCAAAACCAGCCTTACGAATCAGCCGCTTTACCGGGCTAAGCCACGGCGGCACAGACCCCGCGGCCCTATTAGCGGCCGCTCTCAATTTAAGCGTTGCGATCTTCCTCAAGCCCCGGAGGCATCTGCCTCCCCGGCGAGGCATGAGATCTCTTCGGCCAGCCTGGGGAGGAATATGCCTATATCGGTGACCAGGCCGATCGCCTGGGCCGTCCCCCGGTCCATCAGCTTCGTCACCGTCGAGGGGTTGATGTCGACGCAGATCGTCTTCACCCGGGAGGGGAGGAGGTTTCCGGTGGCGATGGAGTGGAGCATCGTCGCCATCATGATCACCATGTCCACCCCCCGGAGGGCCTCGAACATCGCCTTCTGGGCGAGGACGGTGTCGGTGATGACGTCGGGGAGGGGGCCGTCGTCCCGGATCGACCCCGCGAGGACGAAGGGGATGTCTCGCCGGATGCACTCGTACATGATCCCGCCCTTCAACTTTCCGTCCTCCACCGCTTGGCGGATGGAGCCGCTGGCTATCACCTCGCTGATGGCGTAGATGTGGTTTCGATGGCCTGCGGAGGTGAGGTTGCCGTGAGGGTCCATCCCCAGGCTCGTCCCGAAGAGCTGCCGCTCGATGTCGTGGACGGCGAGGGCGTTTCCCGCCAGGAGGAGGTCGACGTACCCGTCCCGGATCAGCCCCGCCAGGGCCTCCGCGGCTCCGGTGTGGATTATGCCGGGACCGCCGACGACGGCGATCTTCCCCCCCGCCCTCTTCGTCGCCAGGATCTCCTCGGCCAGCTGCTTGACGATCTCCCCCGAGGGCCTCTCCGAGGAGACCTCGTTGGACATGAACTCGAAGAAGGTCTTCTCCCGGGGGCGCTCCGGCGGGACGACCCTCACCCCGGCGGTCCCGACGACGACGGCATTCCCCTTCTCGATCTGCCCTATGGGGACGCATACCGCCCGGCCGTCCTTGACGACGATGAGGCAGTCCATCTGGATGTCCTCCACCTCCAGCCAGGCGCCGCGGTGGCGGACGTGGGTGAGGTGGTTGGTGGTGGAGTAGAAGCCCCGGGGGACGACCCGGTCCTGGGGCGCGATCTCGAGGTGGACGTCCTCGGCCTCGATCACCCGGGCCCCCAGGGGGTGGAGGGCGAGGAGGATCCGGTCGAGGTGGTCGGAGTCCTCCCCTGAGATCGCGATCATCACGTAGCTGGTATCGTGCTTCTTCTTGCCCACCCTGAACTTCTTGATCTCAAACTCGCCGCCCATGCTCATGATCTTGTCCAGAGCCTTGGTCAGGGTCAGGGAGTCGATGAGGTGTCCTTCCATCTCTATATCGCAGGTTTCGCTCATGGTGACCAGCCTTTAATTTGGATCTATTACCCTAATAACCATTCCATCCGATCCGAAGATCTTGGCCGTCGCGGGGTCACCAGAGCTGACCCTCGACGATCGACTCCGTCTTGTCGTTGGTGCTCAAGACGAGCCTCTTTATCTTCACCAGGTGGCCCCCCCGAGAGTTCCGAGGCGGGTCGAAGATCGCCCTGACCCCCATCCTCCGAAAGTGCTCTTCGAAGTCCCGGGCCGTCTGGAGGTCTCTCACCAAAATCTCCACCTCCTGGACTATCGGCTCCCCCACCATCTTCGCCTCCACCGTCTCCCTCATGGGGGTGAGCATCGACCTTCCGAGCCGGAGGCACCTCTCCAGGAACTCGGCCTCCCCCTCGGCCCACTCCGCCGCCTGGAACCCCTCCCGGACGACCCGGGAGAAGAAGAAGTCCTGGCCGTAGTCGTTGTAGTAGCGGAAGGCGTACTCCAGGTCCCGGCAGTTGCTCTCGGAGCTGGTGTACTTGATGGGGCGTGCGAGGTTCTCCGGGTCCTTGACGATCACCCCCTCCCGACCCCGGGCCCCCAGATCCCGGACGATCTCTCTTATCTCGGCCGCTGCCTGCTGGAGGCCGAACTCGCCGAAGAGCCGGACGGCCCGGATCCCGTACTCCTCGGCGAGGGCATGGGTCCGGAGGGGACCCTCGAGATCCCTCCTCCCCTTCCGGGAGGTGTCGAAGAGGTAGAAGTCCATCGCCTCAGCAGGGTAGACCTCCTTCGGGACGTAGGGGTTCTTCGGCCCCACCATCTCCCCGGAGAGGACCAGGTCCGGGTGGTCCCTGAAGATCTCGGGGGGTATCTGCTCCCGGGCCACCTCCGTCGAGTAGGGGCAGATGAACCCCCCCCGGGTTAGGGCGACGGTACTTTCCCCCACCCTTGCCACCCGGACGTTGTGGCCGTTCATCTTCTCCTCGACGAGGACCCCGGAGGAGAAATGTCTCCGGAGGGCGGGGTCGAGCATCATCGCCCGCCTGATCTTGGGGTAGCCGAAGACGATCTCGTCCTCGTCGAAGACGACCGTCCCCGCCTCGATCCCGGCGACGGCCTTGTCGAACCTGAGGAGGCGGGGCGGCGGCCAGTCGGAGGGGCGGACGATCCGTCCTAGGATCTTCTCCATCCTCTCCGCTGAGATCCCGAGCCTCTCCGCCACGGCCCCGAGGTTCATTTCGGCTTCACCAGGTAGTCGAAGAAGCACCTCCTGGTCAGCATCCCCACCAGCTCGTTGTTCTGGTTCAGGACCGGCATCCCGCCCAGGTCCTCCTCCAGCATCATCTTCCTCGCCTCCTCCAGGGGGGTGTCGATCATGATCGACTTGACGCCCCGGCTCATGACGTCCGAGACGAGGAGGTTCTTGATCCTCGCCTCCTGCTGGCTGCTGGGGACGAGGTCCCGGAAGGCCCGGAGCGACTTTGCCACGTCCCGCTCTGATATGATCCCCACCAGCTTCCCGTTCTCCATCACCGGGAGCCTCCCGACGTCCCGGTCGAGCATCACCCTCCGGACGTGGATCAGCCGGTCGGAGGGGGTGGCGGTGAGGGGAGTCCTCATGGCGTCTGCGGCGAGCCCCGTCATCCGGAGGGCCTTCAGCATATCCTTCGGCCTCACCCATCCCAGGATCTCCTCTTCTTCCATCACCACCAGGACCGAGGTCTTCTGGAGGAGGACGACCGCCTCCTCCACCTTCATCTCGGGGTGGACTTTGGTCACCGTATCCGAGGTGGCGGCGGTGACGTGAAGGGACGAGGCTGGCATCCCCATCCTCTGTCTCGTTCCCAGGACCCTCGCGATCTGTCTCATGGTGATGGTGCCGGCGAGCTTGCCGTCGGAGGTGACGAGAAGCCTCCGGAGGTCGTTCTTCTCCATGACGTCCAGAGCGTGGGCGATCCTCTCCGACTTGTCTATGGTCACCGGCGTCGACATGATATCTTTTACCAACATGATTACGACCACCTGGCCACTTCTGCGGTTATGTCCCGGGTCGAGAAGAACCCCACCACCTTCCCGTCGTCCACCACCGGGAGGCCGCATATCTCCTTCTCCAGGAGGATCTTGGCGGCATCTATGGCTTTGACCTCGGGGCCGGTGAAGATGATCGGGTAGGACATGACGTCCTCCGCCACCAAGGGCACCACCTTGACGTACCTGTACTCCTTCCTCCCGGCGGTGCTCTCCTTCCTCGTCATCTTGATGTTCTTACTCTTCAGCTCGTCTTTTGCGTCGGACAATCCCGATATTGCGAGGTTGGTGTGGGTTATCACCCCTACGGGGGTGGCGTTGTCCTCACAGACAACGACCCTGTCGACGCCGTTCTCCACCATCTCATCGAGGACGTGGTCGATGGTGTGGTGCCTGTGGACGCTGACGACGCCCTGGGCCATCAGGTCGCCCACCTTCGAATCGGGGATCTTACCCACAAAGTATGATAAGAGATCCCTCGAGGTTATTATGCCCACGATCTCTCCCTCGTCCCTCTCGACGGGCAGGCCGTCGATGCCGTTCTCGGCCATGATCTCCGCGGCCTGCTCTACGGTGGCCCCGGGGTAGATGGTGATGGGACGTTCGGTCATCACCAGCCTGACGGGTACTTTGCTGATGGGCCTCCTCCGCCATTCGGGGGCTGCCTGGCTCAGTCGGTGTGAAATGTCGTGTTTTGTCACAATCCCCGCCAGCCTGTCTCCGTCCATCACGAGGAGCCTGCTGATGTAGTGCTTCAGCATCAGGTTCCTCGCCCTCTGGACCGGCTCCTCTTTATCGATGACGTAGACGGGAGATTGCATGTAGTCTTTTACCTTGCTCATGGAATGATCCCTCGTTTCTCCTCAGCAAATGCCCTGATGAAATCCCTCTTGGTGATGATCCCCAGGAGGGATCCCCTGTCCATGACCGGAAGGGCGCCGACGCCCTTATCCATCATCGTCTCCGCCGCCCAGCCGAGATCCGCATCCTTCTCCGTGGAGACGATGTCCCTCCGCACCAGGACCTTTATGGGCTGGCTCATCACATCGCCGATGTCGCCGGTCACCACCTTCTCGAACGCCTCGCCGCTCCCCAGGTATCTCATGATGTCGGAGGCGGTCACCATCCCGATCAGGATGGAGTCCTGGACGACCGGGAGCTTTCTGAAGCCTCCTGGCTGGACCATGATCTTCGTCGTCTTCTCGATCGAGATCTGGCCGTTGGCGGTGATGACCGAGGGGCTCATGAACTCCTCCACCTTGATCCCGGTGTTCACCCCGGCGACGAGCTTGGCGAAGTCGTGCTCGGTGACCAGGGCCTTTATCCTCCCCTCATCGTCGACGACCGGAAGACCTCCCACGTTCTTCTCGTACATCAGCCTCAGGGCTTCCTCCACGGAGGCCTTCTCCCCGATGGATATGAGCCTGGGGCTCATGATCTCCCGGATGTCGGCGTTGATGGCGGCGAGGATATTTCTCTCGTACTTCTTCTTCAGGAGGTTGTGCCTTATGCCGCCTCCGAGGAAGTCTACGACGTCCACGCCGGTGACGAAGCCCAGGAGCCGTCGGGTTCCGGCATCGGCTATCGGCAGCCTCCCGAAGCCGTAAGACGTCATGATCTTTATGGCGCCGATGATGGTGGTGGTGGGAGGAGCCGTCACCACCTCATTGGTTGCTATGGTGAGAACGTCCCCTGCGCGCTTGGCAACTCTGGAATCGAACTGGACCGGTCCCCTGTCCATCGCTCCCGGCATTCTTATCTTGGAATCCTTCCGATCCTCTGAATGTCTCTTCATTGTCCCTCACCAAAGATGGCTTTGATCACGTC
The sequence above is drawn from the Methanothrix harundinacea 6Ac genome and encodes:
- a CDS encoding RNA ligase, translated to MNLGAVAERLGISAERMEKILGRIVRPSDWPPPRLLRFDKAVAGIEAGTVVFDEDEIVFGYPKIRRAMMLDPALRRHFSSGVLVEEKMNGHNVRVARVGESTVALTRGGFICPYSTEVAREQIPPEIFRDHPDLVLSGEMVGPKNPYVPKEVYPAEAMDFYLFDTSRKGRRDLEGPLRTHALAEEYGIRAVRLFGEFGLQQAAAEIREIVRDLGARGREGVIVKDPENLARPIKYTSSESNCRDLEYAFRYYNDYGQDFFFSRVVREGFQAAEWAEGEAEFLERCLRLGRSMLTPMRETVEAKMVGEPIVQEVEILVRDLQTARDFEEHFRRMGVRAIFDPPRNSRGGHLVKIKRLVLSTNDKTESIVEGQLW
- a CDS encoding TIGR00725 family protein gives rise to the protein MAVVGAGDYEERRCSLAMELGRKIAEGGHVLITGGLGGVMEAACQGAREAGGVTVGVLPGEKEAANPFVAVAIGTGMGHGRNAILVRSADVVIALPGLYGTLSEIALALKMGKLVIDLGDWNVDGMRKAESPEEAMRIAEGRGGEGSRR
- a CDS encoding colicin transporter, which produces MSRYNWVLALFLVFAAAFACGCVGEDGAEEAVHGAEGVAAEAAGAAEEAVHGAEGVAAEAAGAAEEAVHGAEGVAAEAAGAAEEAVHGAEGVAAEAAGAAEEAVHGAEGVAAEAAGAAEEAVHGAEGAAAEAAGAAEETASGH
- a CDS encoding CBS domain-containing protein — protein: MKRHSEDRKDSKIRMPGAMDRGPVQFDSRVAKRAGDVLTIATNEVVTAPPTTTIIGAIKIMTSYGFGRLPIADAGTRRLLGFVTGVDVVDFLGGGIRHNLLKKKYERNILAAINADIREIMSPRLISIGEKASVEEALRLMYEKNVGGLPVVDDEGRIKALVTEHDFAKLVAGVNTGIKVEEFMSPSVITANGQISIEKTTKIMVQPGGFRKLPVVQDSILIGMVTASDIMRYLGSGEAFEKVVTGDIGDVMSQPIKVLVRRDIVSTEKDADLGWAAETMMDKGVGALPVMDRGSLLGIITKRDFIRAFAEEKRGIIP
- a CDS encoding ornithine cyclodeaminase; translation: MSETCDIEMEGHLIDSLTLTKALDKIMSMGGEFEIKKFRVGKKKHDTSYVMIAISGEDSDHLDRILLALHPLGARVIEAEDVHLEIAPQDRVVPRGFYSTTNHLTHVRHRGAWLEVEDIQMDCLIVVKDGRAVCVPIGQIEKGNAVVVGTAGVRVVPPERPREKTFFEFMSNEVSSERPSGEIVKQLAEEILATKRAGGKIAVVGGPGIIHTGAAEALAGLIRDGYVDLLLAGNALAVHDIERQLFGTSLGMDPHGNLTSAGHRNHIYAISEVIASGSIRQAVEDGKLKGGIMYECIRRDIPFVLAGSIRDDGPLPDVITDTVLAQKAMFEALRGVDMVIMMATMLHSIATGNLLPSRVKTICVDINPSTVTKLMDRGTAQAIGLVTDIGIFLPRLAEEISCLAGEADASGA
- a CDS encoding CBS domain-containing protein — protein: MLVKDIMSTPVTIDKSERIAHALDVMEKNDLRRLLVTSDGKLAGTITMRQIARVLGTRQRMGMPASSLHVTAATSDTVTKVHPEMKVEEAVVLLQKTSVLVVMEEEEILGWVRPKDMLKALRMTGLAADAMRTPLTATPSDRLIHVRRVMLDRDVGRLPVMENGKLVGIISERDVAKSLRAFRDLVPSSQQEARIKNLLVSDVMSRGVKSIMIDTPLEEARKMMLEEDLGGMPVLNQNNELVGMLTRRCFFDYLVKPK
- a CDS encoding TATA-box-binding protein, producing the protein MMESTINIENVVASTKLAEEFDLIKIEAELEGAEYNKEKFPGLVYRVKSPRAAFLIFTSGKVVCTGAKNVEDVRTVITNMAQTLKSIGFEDVNLDPEIHVQNIVASADLKTDLNPNAIALGLGLENIEYEPEQFPGLVYRIKTPKVVVLIFSSGKLVVTGGKSPEECEEGVKIVRVQLENLGLL
- the hisS gene encoding histidine--tRNA ligase; translation: MTIQRPRGTRDFLPMDSFRRNAVRRRMQEILEQWGYSEVSTPTFEHLELFTIKSGPSIIDEIYAFQDKGGRDLALRPELTASVMRMYVGELQKAAKPLRLHYFGNCFRYERPQRGRFREFWQLGAELVGSDRPDAEAEAIALAQELIKSAGVSGDLHLGYLGLIRAMMRTIPASERPTLMRFIDKKERTLLAEKLQEIGRDHLGLLELIDLKGRRALDRAAEMAEDLAKMSDALLDDGVAAGDSDTASAAGDRAARSDRAAPADLDLAHFAELVDLLATYGVEATVDFEIVRGLEYYTGTVFEIYATGLGAQNQICGGGTYSLAALLGGQETRSTGFGIGFDRIMEIVTLEERPPAPVAVVFVPQVRAEAIRAARALRSSVPQPIVLDVMGRGLGAQLKQASAIGASFAVIVGPKEVEEGRLTLREMSTGSQESLRLGEVAERLARRKEGGVP
- a CDS encoding CBS domain-containing protein; the encoded protein is MSKVKDYMQSPVYVIDKEEPVQRARNLMLKHYISRLLVMDGDRLAGIVTKHDISHRLSQAAPEWRRRPISKVPVRLVMTERPITIYPGATVEQAAEIMAENGIDGLPVERDEGEIVGIITSRDLLSYFVGKIPDSKVGDLMAQGVVSVHRHHTIDHVLDEMVENGVDRVVVCEDNATPVGVITHTNLAISGLSDAKDELKSKNIKMTRKESTAGRKEYRYVKVVPLVAEDVMSYPIIFTGPEVKAIDAAKILLEKEICGLPVVDDGKVVGFFSTRDITAEVARWS